CGTTGTCATAAACCCTTTTTATGACCCCGTTATTAATAAGCCCGGAATAATCAACACAGACCCTTTTACCTGCTTTTAGTATATGCGAATACATCGGCTGGCATCCGCAGGCCTTCATGCCTATATCGGCCAATCCTTCCAATTTATCCCCGAAATAAGCGCCCAATCCTCCTTTAGTATTGGCGTTCTGGGCGTCATACCCTTCAAATTCCGGGATATTTCCTTCCATAGAGAGAGTGGCTAATAATTTATCCTTTAATTCCGGAGCATTTTCTTCGATCCAACATCCGCCATCGTTAAATTTACTTCCCTCATCCGGATAAAATTTCTTATAATATTTTTCCTCGGCTGTCAGGGTATACTTGAAAAGGTTTTCAGCCAGGACAACCGATTTATCCCAGCTGTTATTCGAGAATAATGCGTTTTTGACCATCTCGATCCATCTGCCAGACACATTCCGGGATTTCCAGGTATCATACAAAATATCGAATTCCCGCATTATATTATCAATGGTCCGCCCAGGGTCCTGATCATCAATAGAGAACCTTTCACCGTTAACCCCCCGGATGATCGTAGACATATGCCCCTGTCGGTCTGAAACAAGGCATGGCAGACCAAAGGCCAAAGCCTCCATCGGCGAGATCCCACCCGGCTCCCAGATGGAAAACGCGATGAAAAGATCCCCGCATATATAAGCCATATTCCTGACCGCGTCGGGGACAAACCCATTGGAATATCCGACCCTGCCAGAATAACGGTAAACTAGTTCATTCAGCCGACCCATCCAGTAAGCATCGCCCTGTCCGGCGAATACAAACATGACATCATGATATTTAGCGTTGTTCAATACCCTCTCGGCAAACGGCACCACATACTGAATGCCTTTTTGCTCGGTTATCCGGGAAACCATATTCACCACAAAATTATCGCTATTCAGCAACTTTGAACTACCTTGAGTAGCCGGCCAGAAAATCGGCTGCTGCGCGATCCATGGTTTAGCGTTCTGTTTTATGCCCCACACTTTAAGCAAATATTCTTCCCTCTGTATTTCGGAATCGATCGCGAAAATGTCCTCCCCAAACGATATTAGCTGCATTTGCCCCTGAGCAATACCGTTGGTAATAGCGAACAGCCTGCGTTCCTTATTTATACCGCGGAAGATATCGCATAAGCCCTCGCCGCCGCCTTTTTCATCCGAGCGCAGATAATCCCACATCTGACCCGGGCTAACCGCTACCACAAAATGGGAATGCCTTATGAACGCCGCCATAAAATTGATCAATTCCCCGTTGTGAGGATCGATAAACCATCCGTAATCCTCGGAGGGAAGTCCTAAATTACCCAAAAGGTCGATGCCGTTCTCAAACCTGCCGACCTTAAACTGGTAATCCTGGCCGTTGTTATGCACCCAGCCTATTGTCCGGGTATTCACAAAATGCGGATCGTTCTTGTAAAGCGACCGGATGGAATTCAAATGAACCATTAACGGGGCGCACATCCAATCATTGCCTATTACTATTGAAGGGTATATGTTCATCGCCTTCATTGCTTCCAAAGCGCCAAGCGATAAAAAGATCGCGCGCAGTGATTCATGTTCTTTGGAAACCCGGCTGTTCGGATCCTGCCTGTACCCGCCTAACTGTCCATATAGAGAATCGGCGAAATACGGATTATCCAGAAGGAGGTGATCGACCTTACTTATCCTGGCATGCGCCAGGCCTGACCTGACCAGTCCATGCCTTCCTACATACACATCGATAGGTTTACCGGTATAACGCAGGTTGAATTTAGACAGGGTGCGTTCTTTAACCTCGACTATCTTGCCGCTATTTTCTGTATATTTATACAAGGGGCTTATTACATAAACCTTAAGACCGGAACCTGCCAGAACCTCTGCCAGTTCGCCAACGACATTGGCCATTCCACCGGCTTTAGATACAGGCGCGGCTTCCGGAGAAACAAATACCGCCGAACCGATATCCATCCAACGCAGCACTTTCCCAGCTACGGCCTTGGAATCCTCGCTAAAATCGCCTTGGCGGATATCTTTTAATAATTTTATGGTTGTATCGATCTTGCCAGGATTAGCCACGGAAATCTCATGCATTATCAAAGTCAGGTCGCCGCAGGAAAAATCGGAAAATCTTAATTCCCCTTCAACCAACTCCGCCAGATAACTAAAAGCCTCATAAAAAGAAGCGCTATTTCCCTTTAAGATCGCCTTTGCCAGCGTCACAAAGGCGTAGTTATATTTTGTCCGTACTTCCCGGCTTTCATCAGAATAACGACACAAGGCGTCTCTTAACGCGATAAGGTGGATATCCTCTCCTCCGTCGGTTTTCAAAGATATTACCGCGGATTCATAACCTTCCAATCTGGCATTAATGTTATACGCCCTCAGTTCCTCTCCGGTAAACGCCTCCTCTGTCCCGCTTTCAAATTCCTTAAGGGAATAAAACTTTAACCGCGAATTCTCTATTCCCAGCTTATCCCATAAAGCATTCAGATCTATTTTCAGCGAAACAGTTTCCCAGCCCATATTCACGATAAATATGATCTTTTCATTATCGTTATATCTGGCAATGGCGAATACACGGTCATTGCCAGTATCGAATATATAATCCTGACCGCAAGAAATACAGGCATGCGCCTTGTAGAATCCAATCGCTTTATTCCAGAAATGCTGGATAGTCTCTTTATGAACGCGCCCGAATTCCAGCTGGGCATAATACCGTTGCCTGTCCGCTTCCGCGTAATCATGCTGGGTAAAGTTGTCTATCCTAACCCTGTGAACCTCGCCAAGTTCCTGGCGGTTGTAAAGCATTAACGGCCCGCGGGTAGTAGCCAACCAGCACCAAACAGCGGCTTTGATCTTTTGCGGGCCGAAACTTTCCCACTGGTCCATATTGCGAAAATAATCGTGGGTTTCCAAAGCGGCTACCCACTGGCTGCCTTGAGGCAGTTCACTGAATAACCAGCGGAAATGCGGGTTAAGCACTCCGGATACCGGACTCCCCTTTATAATAACGCTCTCCAAATCATCATGAGTTCCGGAATCAAAAGGAATTACTCCGGATTTAATAACCTGGATATATTTATTCACCGGGCCTGCTTCCGTAATGGTCCCGTAGTTTTCTCCCAAAAAGATGAATTCCGGGTATTTGCGGGTTATTTCGCTTACCAGATATAACAAGAACGGATTAGCCTCGGAGCTATCCCAGTTATTTATGATCTTGAACCCGCCGGAACTGTTACGTTCCCAGGAAGTGATCCGGCCAAACAGCTTTTCTTTGCTCTGTAAATAGGGCGACTTGTCTACCGGCAGCATAGCTCCGAAATTATGGGCTACGTCTATACGCATTCCTTTTATCCCCATTCCAGCCAGATATTCCACAAAAAAGGCTAATTTCGCGATCACTCTTTTATCCCGGAAATTCAAGATGACTGAATCATGCCATTCAACCGGTAATCCGTTTTCGTGATTGATCGAACCATCAGTCGCAAGCCTGCGAATGATCTTGTTACGGTCATACTGATTCCTTGCCTTCACAAAAGCCCATTCCGGCAGATCCCTGCAGTTCTGGTTAACATGCGGCATAAGATCTCCGGCATATATTTGTATGCCAAGTTTCTCAGCTTCATTTATCAGATTTACCAATCCGGCCTTGCCGCCTAATTCTTCGCTTATGCTGAACTTAAATATAGAAAACAAGGAAGCGTCCGGGCCCTCCTGTCCTGGGATATTTTCCGGCTTATCCAACTGACAGATACCCATAACATATATATAATCAACCCCTTCTTTTTTTAATTGCGGCAGGATGCCCTGGATATCCTTGAATGTCCCGGGAATGACTTTACCGTTCTCATCCCTTCTGACCTGCCCCTCCTCATCATATATGCCGTTATACGCCGCCCAGATCTGTCGGAAGACCTTACCACTAAGATCCTTCTGGCAGAAAACCGCGACATTTGCCTCGGAATCCGGCACATAAACCCAGTCCATGCCGTGGGTATACCTTACCTGCAAAGCCAAATGCACAATACCTCTTTCCACCGGGATAAACCTCTCTCTGTCATTTAAACGCAACAGGACCGCGTCATCCGAATACGCGCTGACCTGCAAATTGACATATTTCAATTCGTTCGAATAATTATTAGCCGCGACTAAACGAGCCTGGAATTGACTTAATCTGGAGATGTCTTTGAACGGATTAAAACCTGGGTAGAAAACAAAATCATTGATCCGGATATCCTTGCCCATCTTTACGATTATAGTCTCTGACGCCTCAGGGAAAAATACCGGTCTGCTCGTGTATATTTTGTTCAATACTTTCTGCGCCATGCGCTGTATCAGCACATTCTCGCTGCCCAGGCAGGTATTGAGCAAACGGACCGCTTCATCTTTTAATTCAGGAACCGCCAGTTTCATGACCAAGCCCTGGAACGCTTTTAATACCTTGGCGGCATCCGGCGAATTCAATTGATAGACGAACCGGTAGAATTCAGGATTGGCCTTGTAGAATTCCAGGTCTTTGCGGATATATTCCATCTCTTCACTTTGCCATAATATATCCACCCTTAACCCGGGGCCGAAGAATGAAAGAAGATACTCAGTATCAGTTAAATAATCAGCGAAATGATCCGGGGCGACCCTGACCATTACCGGAATATTATAAAGATCATAAAATAGAATCACCTTCTCATCTTCGAAATAAGTAGCCGACGGTGAATAAACCAATCGTTCCTTAAGAGGAAAACTGCCCTCTATATCCAAATGGTTTACAGCCTCGGCTAACAGCTTTTTTAATTCGGCTTCCCTGTCCAGCCAGGGTTTGCGAATACTCAATGCCAGGATATTATTTAAAAATCCGTTATTCGCCAGATCTTTCCATATATCGATAAAGGCTTGACTGGGGGTGAAAACGTTGTTTGTTGCGGGGGGAATATCTTTTCCGCCGTCGTTATTTGAAGCGGTGTTTTCTATCGGGGCGACCCTGTAATACACAGGTAATGAACCAACTGACGGAGGAGCATTGGACCAATGTTCTCCTTTTATACTCTCCAAAACAACCATTAATTCTTCTGGTGATATTGTTCGAACGCCTGAAAACGCCTCAGTGTTAGACTGCTGGATAGCAGCTACAGCCGCGGCACTGCTGTTTTTCTTTAAAACAACGGCCTCGACCAGCGATGTCCAGCCAATGTTCACTTGGTGCTTAGCTCTGAGCGCTTCATAATCTATTACTATTTGCGGGTAAATACGGATAAAATTCTCTTTACTAAAGTGCCGCCTGTTGCCGTTTTTATAAGGCAACCCGATCTCTTGGGCAGCTCGGTTGATCTTTTTCTTGAGCCCCTCCTTATTCCGGGCCTCTGCGGAAGCCGGATCGATTATCTTCCTTTTTACAAATACAAGCAGCCCCTGATTAATAAAAAATGTGTTGCCTTTCGTTACTACGAATCGGCTGTCCGTCTTCTGCAGTTTTTCGCGCAAATAACTTAAGGAGTTGCGCCCCTCATTTTTACAGATCAAATACCCCAGATTGCTTCTGCTGGCTATGCTTCTGGCCGAAAAATCACCATTAACACGATAAGCGAATATACCCAATAAACTCTTCTCCCAATTGCTTAACTGCGACCAGACAGATTCATAAAGTTTATCGGAGAGCTCCTTTTTCTTCCGGTCAGACAGCACTTTTCCTGAGACGGGATCAAAGGCGTATATATCCCCGTCCTCGAATCCAACCATATCAAGCTTGCCGGCTTTTATGAATAAAGTATATACCTGTCCGGCTTTGGTAGTGAATTTACGCAGGGTAACCCCGCCGATCTTCAACTGCCCGGAAGCAGGCAAAGGATTGCGCATTTCGATTTTGTTACCGGTCATTTTCCGCAGACGGGCGGAATCAAGATGGGATGCGAATGAATCGATCAGGTTGTTATCAACATCGTAGATAAGATTAAATTTCTTAGTGGCTACGATCTTCCCGTCAGATGACCTTATCCAGACCGTATCCACGACCGGCTTGTTCCCGTATCCTTTTCGCACATGGATATCCGCCTTAAAGCCGGGGAAATCCGGAAAGAGATTCGCGAAAGACTGGCAGGCAAACCTCAACCCGCCTCTTCTGTCAGTGGATATGTTCGATACCGTAAAATCCCTAAGCTTCTCTACCCTTCCCAGAAAAAGCGAATCATAATAAGAGTGGACCACGTTTCCGCTGATCGTATCTATCACCAGTTTAAATTCTATCGTTTTTCCGTCAGATATGAACTTTACCTCCCGCACAAACCTGTTATCGGTATTCACTTCCACCTCTTGGCCGCGGTATTTAGGGAACCTGCCCCGGAAATCAGTCCCGAATCTAAGCGCCCCTGTGCTGTCTAAACAGATATTCCTTATCAACAGCCGGTTACCGCTGAAAATCTCATTGTATTTACCCAAAGACAGATATTCATTGAACACCTCGATCAACCGGCCATCCCAATTCCAGATCTGGGCAAAACGCGTGCGTTTCCCCGGGTCATTACAGGAGACAGCTTCTATGGGATACTCTTTACCGGAATTATCGGTATAAATATTAACCAGTATTTCCTCCCCTTTAGCCCAATTATTGCTTAAGGTATAACTGGAGCCGTGAGACAGATAAACGGCGCTTTTAGAGCCAATAGTCTTGCGCGTAAAATTCTCATAAAACCAACAGCTGTTCAAGCCCATCCTGTACGCGCGGAAGGCGTTTTCCTGCTGGTCGTCTACATAAAGTATCTCTTCCGGCCTGGCGTCAATATGCCTCAATACCGCGGCATAAGCTTCCTCACTGGGCTTGGCATAACCAACAGCGTTAGAAAAAAAGACATTTTCTTTCGTGAAACAACCCGGAAAATGCTGGGCAAGAATACCAAGCATAAGGCAGCTCAACTCCACTCTACGGCTGATGAAGAAATTTGAGAGTATATACATCTGCGCGCCCTGACCGCGCAGATCCTCTACCAGGGTTTTCATTTCTTGTGATACCTCGCAATCAAGGAAGAATATCTTTACAAAATCGGATGATGTGAAACTTAAACCCTGCTTTCCGGACCTTGCCCGCAGTTGCGCATTTATCCTATCCAGAAAATCTTCCAGGTAAAGATCAGTCCGCAGGGCCAACGCGTCTTCCCCGGAATAGAACATCGTTTCGACCTCCGCGCAGGTCAATTCAATGCTAAAAAGTTTTTCAATGAATTCCCGGATCTCCCCGATCTTCTTTTCTTTAGAACAATCCAGAAGCACGCCGCCAATATCAAATAAAGCGGCCTTTATGGATCCCAAGCCTATCTCTTGGCGGATCGCCTGTTCCTTGCCGATAACCAGTTTGCCTCCGTCAAAACCATTAGGGTCTTCAGCGGAAGACGCATTAAACATCTCCAGGCCGGTCTGTTCGAAATCGAGGGATTTTATCCTTTTGTATTGTTTAGCCGTCAACCTTCCGGTGCGGCTTGCCTGTTTATGTAGTTTAACGGCATTGACTGTCTTACGGCTGGATAAGGCATTCCTGAGTATCTGGACCGGCTTGAACCATCTTAGTCTATGCTGTATCCTGTATTCTTCAATATTTCTATCGCCCGCGCGCGAAGACGAGATAATAGTAGCTATGTCCCTGCGCAAACCCCAGTATTCCCTTTGATGCACCTCATCCCAGCCTTCTTTTTCCAGAAGCAGTTTCCAGACATTAGGCCAGCTCGCGGGAGTATATAACGCTGCCTGCCACTGTTGCCATTTGCTTTCCCTGTTTATTTGCGCGAGGATGCTTTTCATGCCTCTAAGCTCCCTGTGTTTGGCGAATTCCAGTATTTTGCGCAGGTCAAGCATACCGCTGGGAGTAACCGGCAGATCATCCAATTTCAGGCTTCCGCCCCTGCCCGACCTCACGAACTGCCATCTATTGAATTTCGGGTTCTCTTTACCGAACTCCGTATCATCCCAATGCACGATAATAATGTCATTTTCCGCCGCGGCTTTCACGGTTTTCGCGTTATCAAAACGCTCCCTGTATATATGGACAAGGGCTCTCAGGACTTCGCCTCGTTTATAAACCGGGACAGGGGCTACCCTTATTCGGATCAGCCGTTGATACTTGAACTCCGCGGTATTCTGCAGGTCGTAACGGGAGATGCTGGCGAATCTTCCCGGCCGCGGCGCGGAACCGTATATTTTCAGGACATTCCGGGATTCCCCGGGAATGACCATAAACTCCGCCGGTAAAAGCAATTCCGGCGTTTCATCCACGGATATCTTGAGCTGAATAGTAGCTTTCCGCCCTATTTGGCCGCGTTCAAATTCCTCAAACGTAACCTGCCTATTGCCGCCGTCTCTTCGCGCATATAATAAATTCGAGGAGGAGAAGGCATCACCTGCCACGGTAGATGTACCCTTCTTTATCCTCCCCGAATTTTCTTTGTTTAAATAGTTTTTACCGCCGTCCCGTTCAATATTCACGGGATTTCTGTTTTTGTTCTTAGCGGCCGCCATCTGGAACTCTTCATCGGTCAAACGGGTAACACAACTGTCATTCCAGACAGCGGCAGTGGGCTTTATCTCC
This region of Candidatus Omnitrophota bacterium genomic DNA includes:
- a CDS encoding glycogen/starch synthase — its product is FRQLSADLKVKPVAYQEPFGRESLIVSFLKKLSAKPHKLSYERLSLPQKQDKNPGKMKFGPIESRLTLNQTVINEGPFTIFSSCYDYASASKLNIIYKYQDISEINEKAILDMVELLVKLEAKGWDFNISYDQEYNRKRSGLGLAFEAVQDKSAVELMVERRAKSNGGLIWNALSAESSLAMIFNSLKPVFIIRNPEKEYLAYQLFKLLAFLDEAKILHSYHFELLVRHLADDNSFYAFISLDNGNYLKLGSGLSADVNTGELNGLNNLAFLAEECKNYTNAQNDPADNGLQPISFREIKPTAAVWNDSCVTRLTDEEFQMAAAKNKNRNPVNIERDGGKNYLNKENSGRIKKGTSTVAGDAFSSSNLLYARRDGGNRQVTFEEFERGQIGRKATIQLKISVDETPELLLPAEFMVIPGESRNVLKIYGSAPRPGRFASISRYDLQNTAEFKYQRLIRIRVAPVPVYKRGEVLRALVHIYRERFDNAKTVKAAAENDIIIVHWDDTEFGKENPKFNRWQFVRSGRGGSLKLDDLPVTPSGMLDLRKILEFAKHRELRGMKSILAQINRESKWQQWQAALYTPASWPNVWKLLLEKEGWDEVHQREYWGLRRDIATIISSSRAGDRNIEEYRIQHRLRWFKPVQILRNALSSRKTVNAVKLHKQASRTGRLTAKQYKRIKSLDFEQTGLEMFNASSAEDPNGFDGGKLVIGKEQAIRQEIGLGSIKAALFDIGGVLLDCSKEKKIGEIREFIEKLFSIELTCAEVETMFYSGEDALALRTDLYLEDFLDRINAQLRARSGKQGLSFTSSDFVKIFFLDCEVSQEMKTLVEDLRGQGAQMYILSNFFISRRVELSCLMLGILAQHFPGCFTKENVFFSNAVGYAKPSEEAYAAVLRHIDARPEEILYVDDQQENAFRAYRMGLNSCWFYENFTRKTIGSKSAVYLSHGSSYTLSNNWAKGEEILVNIYTDNSGKEYPIEAVSCNDPGKRTRFAQIWNWDGRLIEVFNEYLSLGKYNEIFSGNRLLIRNICLDSTGALRFGTDFRGRFPKYRGQEVEVNTDNRFVREVKFISDGKTIEFKLVIDTISGNVVHSYYDSLFLGRVEKLRDFTVSNISTDRRGGLRFACQSFANLFPDFPGFKADIHVRKGYGNKPVVDTVWIRSSDGKIVATKKFNLIYDVDNNLIDSFASHLDSARLRKMTGNKIEMRNPLPASGQLKIGGVTLRKFTTKAGQVYTLFIKAGKLDMVGFEDGDIYAFDPVSGKVLSDRKKKELSDKLYESVWSQLSNWEKSLLGIFAYRVNGDFSARSIASRSNLGYLICKNEGRNSLSYLREKLQKTDSRFVVTKGNTFFINQGLLVFVKRKIIDPASAEARNKEGLKKKINRAAQEIGLPYKNGNRRHFSKENFIRIYPQIVIDYEALRAKHQVNIGWTSLVEAVVLKKNSSAAAVAAIQQSNTEAFSGVRTISPEELMVVLESIKGEHWSNAPPSVGSLPVYYRVAPIENTASNNDGGKDIPPATNNVFTPSQAFIDIWKDLANNGFLNNILALSIRKPWLDREAELKKLLAEAVNHLDIEGSFPLKERLVYSPSATYFEDEKVILFYDLYNIPVMVRVAPDHFADYLTDTEYLLSFFGPGLRVDILWQSEEMEYIRKDLEFYKANPEFYRFVYQLNSPDAAKVLKAFQGLVMKLAVPELKDEAVRLLNTCLGSENVLIQRMAQKVLNKIYTSRPVFFPEASETIIVKMGKDIRINDFVFYPGFNPFKDISRLSQFQARLVAANNYSNELKYVNLQVSAYSDDAVLLRLNDRERFIPVERGIVHLALQVRYTHGMDWVYVPDSEANVAVFCQKDLSGKVFRQIWAAYNGIYDEEGQVRRDENGKVIPGTFKDIQGILPQLKKEGVDYIYVMGICQLDKPENIPGQEGPDASLFSIFKFSISEELGGKAGLVNLINEAEKLGIQIYAGDLMPHVNQNCRDLPEWAFVKARNQYDRNKIIRRLATDGSINHENGLPVEWHDSVILNFRDKRVIAKLAFFVEYLAGMGIKGMRIDVAHNFGAMLPVDKSPYLQSKEKLFGRITSWERNSSGGFKIINNWDSSEANPFLLYLVSEITRKYPEFIFLGENYGTITEAGPVNKYIQVIKSGVIPFDSGTHDDLESVIIKGSPVSGVLNPHFRWLFSELPQGSQWVAALETHDYFRNMDQWESFGPQKIKAAVWCWLATTRGPLMLYNRQELGEVHRVRIDNFTQHDYAEADRQRYYAQLEFGRVHKETIQHFWNKAIGFYKAHACISCGQDYIFDTGNDRVFAIARYNDNEKIIFIVNMGWETVSLKIDLNALWDKLGIENSRLKFYSLKEFESGTEEAFTGEELRAYNINARLEGYESAVISLKTDGGEDIHLIALRDALCRYSDESREVRTKYNYAFVTLAKAILKGNSASFYEAFSYLAELVEGELRFSDFSCGDLTLIMHEISVANPGKIDTTIKLLKDIRQGDFSEDSKAVAGKVLRWMDIGSAVFVSPEAAPVSKAGGMANVVGELAEVLAGSGLKVYVISPLYKYTENSGKIVEVKERTLSKFNLRYTGKPIDVYVGRHGLVRSGLAHARISKVDHLLLDNPYFADSLYGQLGGYRQDPNSRVSKEHESLRAIFLSLGALEAMKAMNIYPSIVIGNDWMCAPLMVHLNSIRSLYKNDPHFVNTRTIGWVHNNGQDYQFKVGRFENGIDLLGNLGLPSEDYGWFIDPHNGELINFMAAFIRHSHFVVAVSPGQMWDYLRSDEKGGGEGLCDIFRGINKERRLFAITNGIAQGQMQLISFGEDIFAIDSEIQREEYLLKVWGIKQNAKPWIAQQPIFWPATQGSSKLLNSDNFVVNMVSRITEQKGIQYVVPFAERVLNNAKYHDVMFVFAGQGDAYWMGRLNELVYRYSGRVGYSNGFVPDAVRNMAYICGDLFIAFSIWEPGGISPMEALAFGLPCLVSDRQGHMSTIIRGVNGERFSIDDQDPGRTIDNIMREFDILYDTWKSRNVSGRWIEMVKNALFSNNSWDKSVVLAENLFKYTLTAEEKYYKKFYPDEGSKFNDGGCWIEENAPELKDKLLATLSMEGNIPEFEGYDAQNANTKGGLGAYFGDKLEGLADIGMKACGCQPMYSHILKAGKRVCVDYSGLINNGVIKRVYDN